The Lujinxingia sediminis genome contains a region encoding:
- a CDS encoding aspartate kinase produces the protein MIVQKFGGSSLSDLSKIRQVAEAIVATRERGYQVVVVVSAMGDTTDDLLGMANELAASPSRRELDMLLSVGERISMALMSIAIQARGHQAVSLTGSQCGILTTASHSNARIIDVRPFRVQDELAQGRIVIVAGFQGTSYRRDVTTLGRGGSDTTAVALAAALGAEACEIYSDVDGVFSADPRVVLSARQLESLSYEEMQEMARAGAKVLNEQAVEFARRAQIALYARSTQMRGEGGTVVRVDLPHTELSRLEEGRPAVAVSHIRRGLRVCAGASADRVAEVIEALATVCFNWQPGGSLDAFIGLDDVHGVEALETSLCALGADVKVSQPGMISVVGLGVGGQTRWSRLGEAALREAGVKTLGLSASLARLSWIVEAGQVEAGANALHEAFVGEPLPV, from the coding sequence GTGATCGTTCAGAAGTTCGGGGGCTCTTCACTCTCAGATCTTTCCAAGATCCGGCAGGTCGCCGAGGCGATTGTTGCCACGCGCGAGCGCGGCTACCAGGTGGTGGTTGTGGTTTCGGCCATGGGCGATACCACGGACGATCTTCTGGGGATGGCCAACGAGCTTGCGGCCAGTCCTTCGCGGCGGGAGCTCGATATGCTGCTCTCGGTGGGCGAGCGTATCAGTATGGCGTTGATGTCGATTGCGATTCAGGCCCGTGGCCACCAGGCGGTGAGTCTTACCGGATCGCAGTGTGGCATCCTCACCACGGCCAGCCACTCCAACGCGCGTATCATCGATGTGCGGCCTTTTCGGGTGCAGGACGAGCTGGCGCAGGGACGCATTGTGATCGTGGCCGGCTTCCAGGGGACGAGCTACCGACGCGATGTGACGACGCTGGGCCGCGGTGGCAGCGATACGACGGCGGTGGCACTGGCGGCGGCATTGGGGGCGGAGGCCTGCGAGATCTACAGCGATGTCGACGGGGTCTTCAGCGCGGATCCGCGGGTGGTGCTCAGCGCTCGCCAGCTTGAGAGCTTGAGTTACGAAGAGATGCAGGAGATGGCGCGCGCCGGCGCGAAAGTGCTCAATGAGCAGGCGGTGGAGTTTGCGCGCCGCGCTCAGATCGCGCTTTACGCCCGCAGCACGCAGATGCGCGGGGAGGGGGGCACGGTGGTGCGGGTGGATCTTCCGCATACGGAGCTCTCGCGCCTGGAGGAAGGGCGGCCAGCGGTGGCGGTCAGCCATATTCGGCGGGGGCTTCGGGTCTGCGCGGGGGCCAGCGCGGACCGGGTCGCCGAGGTGATTGAGGCGCTGGCGACGGTGTGCTTCAACTGGCAGCCGGGCGGCAGTCTGGATGCTTTTATCGGGCTTGATGACGTGCACGGGGTCGAGGCGTTGGAGACGTCGCTGTGCGCGCTCGGGGCGGATGTGAAGGTCAGCCAGCCGGGGATGATCAGCGTTGTGGGGTTGGGTGTGGGCGGGCAGACGCGCTGGAGTCGCCTGGGTGAGGCGGCGCTGCGGGAGGCCGGTGTGAAGACCCTGGGGCTGAGCGCGAGCCTGGCGCGTCTGAGCTGGATCGTCGAGGCCGGGCAGGTCGAGGCCGGAGCCAACGCGCTGCATGAGGCCTTTGTGGGCGAGCCGTTGCCTGTTTGA
- the truD gene encoding tRNA pseudouridine(13) synthase TruD has translation MSSIASQPTPIACPRLCADLPGLAGTLKASAEDFVVEEIAAYEASAQGDHLFVWVEKRDLDGASLLRKIASHFGIEEAEVASAGTKDRVAVTRQWLSVPAEVLGGRAPTEVVGEVEGGIRILDAALHTNKLRTGHLAGNRFELRVRDLEPLDDGHQVDVGARIAAIEARLKALGVPNFYGSQRFGRQGQNLFRGLRWLQGGRAPKGRFQRKMAVSAVQSEIFNRVLARRLEEGSWRKALDGDVFEKLDSGGRFWVAPDELEEVQGRIDAGELVITGPMPGYKEGVAGAQTGRLEQEVLSELGLEVEMFRAAGKMGRGARRALTLPMPALEVHMEEARTARIAFELPAGSYATVVMREFLGREDLDETDPVL, from the coding sequence ATGTCTTCGATCGCCTCACAGCCTACCCCCATCGCCTGTCCGAGGCTCTGCGCCGACCTCCCCGGGCTCGCCGGCACCCTTAAGGCAAGCGCTGAGGACTTTGTGGTCGAGGAGATCGCTGCCTATGAGGCCAGCGCTCAGGGCGATCATCTCTTTGTGTGGGTCGAAAAACGCGACCTCGATGGTGCGAGCCTGCTGCGCAAGATCGCCTCGCATTTTGGCATAGAGGAAGCCGAGGTGGCCAGCGCAGGCACCAAAGATCGGGTGGCGGTGACACGTCAGTGGCTCTCGGTACCGGCCGAGGTTCTGGGCGGCCGCGCGCCCACCGAGGTGGTCGGCGAGGTGGAAGGGGGAATTCGCATCCTGGATGCGGCGCTGCACACCAACAAACTTCGCACCGGGCATCTGGCCGGCAATCGTTTCGAGCTTCGGGTACGCGATCTTGAGCCGCTTGATGACGGCCATCAGGTCGATGTCGGGGCGCGCATCGCGGCGATTGAAGCGCGCCTCAAAGCGCTGGGGGTTCCGAACTTCTACGGCTCGCAGCGCTTCGGGCGTCAGGGGCAGAACCTCTTCCGAGGACTGCGCTGGCTGCAGGGAGGCCGTGCGCCGAAGGGGCGTTTCCAGCGCAAGATGGCGGTGAGTGCGGTGCAGAGTGAGATCTTTAACCGTGTGCTCGCCCGGCGGCTGGAAGAGGGGAGCTGGCGAAAGGCGCTCGACGGCGATGTGTTTGAGAAGCTCGACAGCGGCGGGCGCTTCTGGGTGGCTCCCGATGAGTTGGAGGAGGTGCAGGGGCGCATCGATGCCGGTGAGCTTGTGATCACCGGACCGATGCCCGGCTACAAAGAAGGGGTGGCCGGAGCGCAGACCGGTCGTCTTGAGCAGGAGGTGCTCTCGGAGCTGGGCCTTGAGGTGGAGATGTTTCGCGCCGCCGGGAAGATGGGCAGGGGCGCAAGGCGCGCGCTCACCCTGCCCATGCCCGCGCTGGAGGTGCACATGGAGGAGGCCCGGACCGCACGCATTGCCTTTGAACTTCCGGCCGGCTCCTACGCCACCGTCGTGATGCGCGAGTTCCTCGGTAGAGAGGACTTGGACGAGACTGACCCCGTGTTATGA